In Pseudobacter ginsenosidimutans, the following are encoded in one genomic region:
- a CDS encoding DUF1579 domain-containing protein, translated as MKKIASALCTLSLFAIVACNNANENKTDATKSDTTATTAAPATDAAPPPPPMDSAAMMKMWMEMKTPGDMHKMLASQNGTWDNEMTMWMEPGKPPSVSKSVSVNKMILGGRYQQSTYTGTMMGGPFEGISILGYDNLKKKFVNSWIDNGGTGVMYMEGSYDPATKSITLSGTMPDPTTGKDCTMRQVIRFIDDKHNTMEMYNTPAGGQEMKMFEIKSVKR; from the coding sequence ATGAAAAAGATAGCTTCGGCCTTATGCACCCTCTCCCTGTTTGCTATCGTAGCCTGTAACAACGCCAACGAGAACAAAACAGACGCCACCAAATCAGATACAACCGCTACCACCGCGGCACCTGCTACTGATGCAGCTCCTCCACCACCTCCCATGGACAGCGCCGCCATGATGAAGATGTGGATGGAAATGAAAACGCCGGGTGATATGCATAAAATGCTGGCTTCACAAAATGGAACATGGGATAATGAAATGACCATGTGGATGGAGCCGGGCAAACCACCCTCTGTCAGCAAATCCGTTTCTGTGAATAAAATGATCCTCGGAGGCAGGTACCAGCAATCCACCTACACCGGTACTATGATGGGCGGTCCCTTCGAAGGCATTAGCATCCTGGGATATGATAACCTGAAAAAGAAATTCGTGAACAGCTGGATCGACAATGGCGGCACCGGCGTGATGTACATGGAAGGCTCTTATGATCCTGCCACCAAATCCATCACCCTCTCCGGCACCATGCCCGATCCAACTACCGGTAAGGATTGTACGATGCGTCAGGTGATCAGGTTCATAGACGACAAGCACAACACGATGGAAATGTACAACACTCCGGCTGGTGGACAGGAAATGAAAATGTTCGAGATCAAATCCGTGAAGAGATAG
- a CDS encoding sensor histidine kinase: MTKSAGSMRVNDIGFRLVLVPFFGILIPLLTHLVDHASFPHWKIKLSYLYTIGLSLLIWEGNRYLLFTLRSYFNWFNQPMRKVIVLVLAASFFTIPVSVLLLITWFQLFQDGKVKWDVVTESTLIIMISVLFIVHVYETVFLVKESESEMVKNAQLEQAKAEAELEALRNQIDPHFIFNSLNTLSHLIEEKPQKARQFNDNLADVYRYILQSKKRELVLLREELNFLNDYFYLLQIRFEDAVQLKIVIAESWYDQFLIPPISLQVLAENAIKHNEFSVSQPLMVEVQLQHGWLIVKNPIRKKVLRKPSSKIGLANLQERYKLTTNRDIIITEEEEHFVVRLPVLKIT, encoded by the coding sequence GTGACGAAATCAGCAGGCTCCATGAGAGTGAACGATATTGGTTTCAGACTGGTATTGGTTCCCTTCTTTGGCATTCTCATTCCATTATTGACCCACCTGGTGGACCATGCATCATTTCCACACTGGAAGATCAAATTGAGCTATCTCTACACTATCGGTTTATCATTACTGATATGGGAAGGCAACCGATATCTTCTGTTTACATTGCGCAGTTATTTCAACTGGTTCAATCAACCGATGCGCAAGGTGATAGTGCTGGTACTGGCCGCATCTTTCTTCACCATCCCTGTAAGCGTGCTGCTGCTCATCACCTGGTTCCAGTTGTTCCAGGATGGAAAAGTGAAATGGGATGTAGTAACCGAAAGCACGCTGATCATCATGATCTCTGTATTGTTCATCGTACACGTGTATGAAACCGTATTCCTGGTGAAGGAATCCGAAAGTGAAATGGTGAAAAATGCACAGTTGGAACAGGCCAAGGCAGAAGCCGAACTCGAAGCACTCCGCAACCAGATCGATCCTCATTTTATTTTCAATTCGCTCAATACACTCTCCCACCTCATTGAAGAAAAGCCGCAAAAGGCCCGGCAGTTCAATGATAACCTGGCAGATGTATACCGGTACATCCTGCAGAGTAAAAAAAGAGAATTAGTATTGCTGCGCGAAGAATTGAATTTTCTGAATGATTATTTTTACCTCCTGCAAATCCGGTTCGAAGATGCCGTGCAACTGAAGATCGTTATTGCAGAAAGTTGGTACGACCAGTTTTTGATCCCCCCGATCTCTTTGCAGGTTCTGGCTGAGAACGCCATCAAGCACAATGAATTTTCAGTTTCCCAGCCCCTGATGGTAGAAGTACAGTTGCAACATGGATGGCTCATCGTTAAGAACCCCATCCGGAAGAAAGTACTGCGGAAACCCTCATCAAAAATTGGATTGGCCAATCTGCAGGAAAGGTATAAACTGACCACCAACCGAGACATTATCATTACAGAGGAAGAAGAACATTTTGTAGTGCGGTTGCCGGTCCTCAAAATCACCTGA
- a CDS encoding DUF5606 family protein, translated as MEYGKIVSVTGLPGLFELVSSKNDGAIVRSLEDKSTKFVSSRIHNFSHLESIEIYTVRDNVNLVDVFTAMGASSDKLPDGKDNGVLKKYFEKVFPDLDFERVYASDMKKIVKWFSILKAADVEIKLREFEEEVAEEATAEEVVAEKPAKKAAKKEEAPADEAEEKPKAAKKKAAAAEEGEEEKPKKKAAPKAKKEEAEGEEKPKAAPKKKAAPAAEKEEKAEKKTKK; from the coding sequence ATGGAATATGGAAAAATCGTATCGGTAACAGGGTTACCCGGATTGTTTGAATTAGTAAGCAGCAAAAATGACGGGGCCATCGTACGGTCACTGGAAGACAAATCCACCAAGTTTGTTTCCAGCCGGATCCACAATTTTTCCCATCTGGAAAGCATCGAAATTTACACCGTGCGCGACAATGTGAACCTGGTAGATGTATTCACTGCCATGGGCGCCAGCAGCGATAAACTGCCTGACGGAAAAGACAATGGCGTACTTAAAAAATATTTTGAGAAAGTATTCCCCGATCTCGATTTCGAGCGCGTATACGCCAGCGATATGAAAAAGATCGTGAAATGGTTCTCCATTCTCAAAGCCGCTGATGTTGAAATCAAACTCAGGGAATTTGAAGAAGAAGTGGCTGAAGAAGCTACCGCAGAAGAAGTAGTTGCTGAAAAACCAGCAAAAAAAGCTGCGAAGAAAGAAGAAGCGCCAGCCGATGAAGCAGAGGAAAAACCTAAAGCCGCCAAGAAGAAGGCCGCTGCTGCTGAAGAGGGTGAAGAAGAGAAGCCAAAGAAAAAAGCCGCTCCAAAAGCTAAGAAAGAAGAAGCTGAAGGAGAAGAAAAACCAAAAGCTGCTCCGAAGAAAAAAGCTGCTCCTGCTGCTGAAAAAGAAGAAAAAGCAGAGAAAAAGACAAAAAAATAA
- a CDS encoding DUF1761 domain-containing protein: MEVHSVNWLAVLVAGISALVIGGIWYSPALFGRAWMKENDMTMEEVRKSNKGKIFGWSLLLSLVVASNLGMLLANPITKLEGDLQATGLIEGAIAGFFTGIGVFAFVAVIGLFEHKTFRHILINGGYCVLAALLMGAIIGAWR, from the coding sequence ATGGAAGTGCATTCTGTGAATTGGCTGGCGGTACTAGTTGCCGGAATTTCTGCGCTGGTGATCGGAGGTATCTGGTACTCTCCGGCATTGTTTGGTCGGGCATGGATGAAAGAAAATGACATGACGATGGAGGAAGTCCGCAAAAGCAACAAGGGCAAGATCTTTGGATGGAGCCTGCTGCTTTCGCTGGTAGTGGCTTCCAACCTGGGGATGTTGCTGGCCAATCCGATCACAAAACTGGAAGGCGATCTGCAGGCTACGGGATTGATCGAGGGAGCTATCGCTGGATTTTTTACAGGCATCGGCGTGTTTGCATTTGTAGCAGTAATCGGTTTGTTTGAGCACAAAACATTCAGGCATATCCTGATCAATGGCGGCTATTGTGTGTTGGCAGCATTACTGATGGGCGCCATTATCGGGGCCTGGAGATAA
- a CDS encoding DsbA family protein: MFTIYYCYDAYCGWCYGFSPVMSKLAATYKDKIHFEVLSGGMILPEQPKHIGVTAGYIAEAYKVVEERTGIKFGQDFLWHIFNPDDSDWFPNSEKSAIAMCIFKEYFPEDQVAFASDLQYGLNFEGRDLTDDEAYRHLLEKYQIPAEEFYSKLHSEDYKQKAYYEFQLCKQLQVTGFPAALIQVAETKFYLLSRGYSDYDTMQLRIENVLKEVDQVNGHR, from the coding sequence ATGTTTACTATTTACTACTGTTACGACGCTTACTGCGGCTGGTGTTACGGGTTCAGCCCTGTAATGAGCAAACTGGCAGCAACTTATAAAGACAAGATCCATTTTGAAGTGCTTTCCGGCGGTATGATCCTTCCGGAACAGCCAAAGCATATCGGCGTAACAGCCGGCTATATTGCAGAAGCCTACAAGGTGGTGGAAGAAAGGACCGGTATCAAATTCGGCCAGGATTTCCTCTGGCATATCTTCAATCCCGATGATAGCGACTGGTTCCCCAATTCCGAAAAGTCCGCCATCGCCATGTGCATCTTCAAGGAATATTTTCCGGAAGACCAGGTAGCGTTCGCCTCTGACCTGCAATACGGCCTCAATTTTGAAGGCCGCGACCTTACTGATGATGAGGCTTATCGTCACCTGCTGGAAAAATACCAGATCCCTGCTGAGGAATTCTATTCCAAACTGCACAGCGAAGACTACAAGCAGAAAGCTTATTATGAATTCCAGCTTTGCAAGCAATTGCAGGTGACGGGGTTTCCCGCGGCACTGATACAGGTGGCTGAAACAAAATTCTACCTCCTTTCCCGCGGCTACTCGGATTACGATACCATGCAACTCAGAATTGAGAACGTTTTGAAGGAGGTAGACCAGGTGAACGGACATCGCTGA
- a CDS encoding LytR/AlgR family response regulator transcription factor produces MTVIIVEDEKPAAEKLMKSLASIDPNIQVAAVLPSVKDTVSWLHQNPVPELIFMDIELTDGLSFRVFEKVSINCPVIFVTAYDEYWQEAFEHNSIDYLLKPVKMEKLEAALKKYDKVKQYFSANYQNLVNWPNTNPAGSFKKRFLVKRGTDYQSIRTEDIAYFYAAHKLVCMVDNKAQKFILDQSLSDIENQLDPAMFYRVNRKYLLNMSAIKKIKSYPKSKLLLEVEPPLHEEVIISQENVSAFKAWMGQ; encoded by the coding sequence ATGACAGTTATCATTGTTGAAGACGAAAAACCAGCAGCAGAAAAGCTGATGAAATCACTGGCCTCCATCGACCCCAACATACAGGTGGCGGCCGTGCTGCCCAGCGTGAAAGATACTGTCAGTTGGTTGCACCAGAATCCCGTGCCGGAACTCATCTTCATGGATATCGAACTCACAGACGGCCTCAGCTTCCGCGTTTTTGAAAAAGTAAGCATCAATTGCCCGGTCATTTTTGTGACAGCTTATGATGAATACTGGCAGGAAGCTTTCGAACATAACAGTATCGACTACCTGCTGAAGCCTGTGAAAATGGAAAAACTTGAAGCGGCGCTAAAAAAATATGATAAAGTGAAGCAGTATTTCTCGGCCAATTACCAAAACCTGGTGAACTGGCCCAATACCAATCCGGCGGGCAGCTTCAAAAAAAGGTTTCTTGTCAAGCGTGGTACTGATTACCAAAGTATCCGCACTGAAGACATTGCCTACTTTTACGCAGCCCATAAACTGGTGTGCATGGTAGACAACAAGGCGCAAAAATTCATCCTTGATCAATCCCTCAGTGATATCGAGAATCAACTGGATCCGGCCATGTTCTATCGTGTGAACAGGAAATACCTGCTCAATATGAGCGCTATCAAGAAGATCAAATCCTATCCGAAAAGTAAATTGTTACTGGAAGTAGAACCGCCACTGCATGAAGAAGTGATCATCAGCCAGGAAAATGTGAGTGCATTCAAAGCCTGGATGGGGCAATAA
- a CDS encoding Fur family transcriptional regulator, with translation MNTSKQIESQIGHILKHNQLSVTDSRRRILELFLQANGALAHGDIEKKTGEKFDRVTVYRTLQVFMEKGIIHTIPTPDNAVLYALCKDDCTEGHHHDNHVHFVCNSCGNTICLEHVVIPEVKLPKGFQPAEFQMIVSGICNECH, from the coding sequence ATGAACACAAGTAAACAAATCGAAAGCCAGATAGGGCATATTCTCAAGCATAATCAGTTAAGCGTAACCGATAGTCGCAGGAGAATACTCGAACTTTTTCTACAGGCCAATGGCGCATTGGCGCACGGCGATATTGAAAAGAAAACCGGAGAGAAATTCGACAGGGTAACGGTGTACCGCACACTACAAGTGTTCATGGAAAAGGGTATTATTCACACTATTCCAACTCCTGATAATGCAGTGCTCTATGCGCTCTGCAAAGACGATTGTACAGAAGGCCATCATCACGATAATCATGTTCACTTCGTTTGCAACAGTTGTGGCAACACTATTTGCCTGGAGCATGTTGTGATCCCTGAAGTGAAGCTCCCCAAAGGATTTCAGCCTGCAGAATTTCAAATGATCGTTTCAGGAATTTGCAATGAATGTCATTGA
- a CDS encoding RHS repeat domain-containing protein: MKLLYTFLCALGVIALVQPATAQTSWPKAIEAQGANLKLYEWQPESFSDNTLKARAAVSVVTSGKTEPVFGMAWIKATTETNNNKVNITSARVSSLKLPEDVSEDQLDDIKQQIEKQIPSLDISFRYDQLQQSLQLNTQQKQLSSEINNKAPKVIYTNTPSVLVSIDGNPQFKKNDDWGVEAVVNTPFTIVKNKDGKIYLYGGKHWYSAPTVNGPYSLSTNVGSNLRKIEQAVQEANKDDNDDNGMEKDENTIYKIIVSTEPAELIQSKGEANLSPVEGTSLLYVSNSDDDIFMDISSQQYFVLISGRWFQSKALNGTWSYVPADNLPADFAKISEGSPKDNVLASVAGTDAAQNALREAEVPQTARVERDKARAEVDYDGDPEFENIDGTDLAYAVNTPASVLRWQGRYYSVDNGVWFQSRYANGPWVVAVERPYSVALIPARYPVYNLKYVYIYDVAPDYVYMGYTPGYLNAFIYGPTIVYGTGYYYRPWHGHYYYPRPCTWGYRVRYNPWFGWGFGFNYNAGWFHASIGFGSYNPWNYWSGGWWGPRYYRAPYCYRPVYHGRPYGYYNNRYYSNRSNVIVRANRTVNVYNYRRDVVTRDNQRYAPTYRYNNRRDYASNPNYNNINRPGRDYNRGDNPRYNNNNNNRGGRDYNYNRNNRTDYPTTRNRDINNRPDRTYNPGGNDNRNGGNNNTRPGNNNENRPGRTTSPGRPERNYTPGNSENRTSTPGRITNPGNSREPVRREYERPNNNPSNGSNREATRPARTYERPNNGGSGRTSERSNSGSSGRTYSPPARQHAPVERRVERRESSGGGGSRSQGSGRSNSGGGSERSGGGGRPSRS; this comes from the coding sequence ATGAAGCTCCTTTATACATTCCTTTGCGCTCTTGGAGTAATTGCCCTGGTGCAGCCCGCCACGGCTCAAACCAGTTGGCCCAAGGCCATCGAAGCACAGGGCGCCAACCTGAAACTCTATGAGTGGCAGCCGGAATCATTTTCGGACAATACACTCAAAGCCAGGGCTGCCGTTTCGGTAGTCACCAGCGGAAAAACAGAACCTGTTTTCGGAATGGCCTGGATCAAAGCCACTACCGAAACCAATAACAACAAGGTCAACATTACTTCGGCCCGTGTCAGCTCCCTGAAATTACCTGAAGACGTAAGCGAAGACCAGTTGGATGATATCAAACAACAGATCGAAAAGCAGATCCCTTCGCTCGACATTTCCTTCCGCTATGATCAACTACAGCAATCACTGCAACTGAATACACAGCAAAAACAGCTTAGCTCTGAAATCAACAACAAGGCTCCCAAAGTGATCTATACCAATACTCCTTCAGTGTTGGTGTCCATCGATGGCAATCCCCAATTCAAGAAGAATGACGACTGGGGCGTGGAAGCCGTAGTGAACACACCCTTCACCATCGTGAAGAACAAAGACGGAAAGATCTACCTCTATGGTGGCAAACACTGGTACTCCGCTCCCACCGTGAACGGACCCTATTCTCTTTCCACCAATGTTGGTTCCAATCTCCGTAAGATCGAACAGGCAGTGCAGGAAGCCAATAAAGATGATAATGACGACAATGGAATGGAAAAAGATGAGAACACGATTTACAAGATCATCGTGAGTACTGAACCTGCAGAATTGATCCAGTCGAAAGGTGAAGCCAATCTTTCACCTGTGGAAGGCACCAGCCTCCTCTACGTTTCCAATTCAGATGATGATATTTTCATGGACATCAGCAGCCAGCAATACTTTGTGCTGATCTCTGGCCGCTGGTTCCAGAGTAAAGCACTGAACGGCACCTGGAGCTATGTTCCTGCCGATAACCTGCCCGCCGATTTTGCAAAGATCTCGGAAGGTTCTCCCAAAGACAATGTACTGGCTAGTGTTGCCGGAACAGATGCTGCACAGAATGCACTTCGTGAAGCCGAAGTTCCGCAAACAGCAAGAGTAGAACGCGATAAAGCTCGCGCCGAAGTGGACTACGACGGAGATCCCGAATTTGAAAACATCGATGGTACAGACCTTGCCTATGCCGTTAATACCCCCGCTTCCGTACTCAGGTGGCAGGGAAGATACTATTCTGTTGACAATGGAGTTTGGTTTCAATCCCGCTATGCAAACGGTCCCTGGGTAGTGGCTGTGGAAAGACCTTATTCGGTTGCGCTTATCCCCGCCCGTTATCCGGTGTACAATCTCAAATATGTGTACATCTATGATGTAGCCCCCGATTATGTTTACATGGGTTACACTCCGGGATACCTCAACGCATTCATTTACGGTCCTACCATCGTGTATGGTACCGGATATTATTACCGTCCATGGCATGGCCATTACTACTATCCCCGCCCCTGCACCTGGGGTTACAGGGTTAGATACAATCCCTGGTTTGGATGGGGCTTTGGTTTCAACTATAACGCAGGATGGTTCCATGCCAGTATTGGTTTCGGTAGCTACAATCCCTGGAACTATTGGTCAGGCGGCTGGTGGGGCCCGCGCTATTACAGAGCGCCCTATTGCTACAGGCCCGTTTATCATGGAAGGCCTTACGGTTATTACAACAATCGCTATTACAGCAACAGGAGCAATGTGATCGTTCGCGCCAATCGTACCGTGAACGTATATAATTACCGTCGCGATGTTGTTACCCGCGATAACCAGCGCTATGCGCCAACCTATCGTTACAATAATCGCAGGGATTACGCCAGCAACCCCAATTATAATAATATCAACAGGCCGGGCCGCGATTACAATCGTGGAGATAACCCCCGCTACAATAACAATAATAATAACCGTGGTGGACGGGATTACAATTACAACCGGAATAACCGGACCGATTATCCTACCACGAGGAACAGGGATATCAACAATCGTCCTGACAGGACTTACAATCCCGGAGGAAACGACAATCGTAATGGCGGTAACAACAACACGCGCCCTGGTAACAATAACGAAAATCGTCCCGGCCGTACAACCAGTCCCGGCAGGCCCGAAAGAAATTACACGCCTGGCAATTCCGAAAACCGGACAAGCACTCCGGGTCGCATAACCAATCCCGGCAACTCTCGCGAACCTGTAAGGAGAGAATACGAAAGGCCCAATAATAATCCTTCCAACGGCAGCAATCGCGAAGCTACAAGGCCTGCCAGAACCTATGAGCGCCCTAACAACGGCGGCTCAGGAAGAACATCCGAACGCAGTAACAGCGGCAGCAGTGGCAGAACCTATTCACCACCCGCCCGTCAGCATGCTCCTGTTGAAAGAAGAGTGGAAAGACGCGAAAGCAGTGGAGGAGGCGGCAGCCGTTCACAGGGAAGTGGCAGATCAAATAGCGGCGGTGGTTCCGAAAGAAGTGGTGGTGGTGGAAGACCATCGAGATCATAA
- a CDS encoding M3 family oligoendopeptidase has product MHYSADIHKLPRHYLPADFEVTTWNVLEPYFKELLERPINSTSDMEQWLQDMSELEAVISEDACWRQIKMTCDTENKSLEEAFVFFVTEIQPRIQPYADLLNRKLVDNPFTKELDQKEYFTYLRGVKKSIDLFREENIPIQSELGVLQQQFGVISGKMTVSVNGQEYTLQQAAKFLENPDRNLREQVYHAIQTRRLEDKDPLNELFSTLVQKRDKLAKNAGFSNYRDYKFKELGRFDYTKEDCFQFHEAVKLHVLPLVNAINKKKKEKLGLDSLRPWDTEAEPAGITPLSPFKSGKELLDKSVAVFEKLRPFFADCLRKMEELKHFDLESRKGKAPGGYNCPLAESGAPFIFMNAAGQMHDVTTMVHEGGHAIHSFLAHPLRLSAFKEYPMEIAEVASMSMELFSMDAWDVFFDNKEDLLRAKEHQLERVITIFPWIATIDKFQHWVYENPNHTLEERAEKWLEILKEFSSDEIDFSGLENYRIYGWQRQLHLFEVPLYYIEYGIAQLGAIGLWMQFRENKEAALDNYMKALSLGGTRTLPELYQAAGLVFNFSPDHIQKLMQFVKKELQELR; this is encoded by the coding sequence ATGCATTACAGTGCCGATATACACAAATTACCCCGTCACTACCTGCCGGCTGATTTTGAAGTAACAACCTGGAATGTGCTGGAGCCTTATTTCAAAGAATTACTTGAAAGGCCCATCAATTCCACCTCAGACATGGAACAATGGCTGCAGGATATGAGCGAACTGGAAGCCGTGATCAGTGAAGATGCCTGCTGGCGCCAGATCAAAATGACCTGCGATACTGAAAACAAATCCCTTGAAGAAGCATTTGTTTTCTTCGTTACCGAGATCCAACCCAGGATCCAACCTTACGCAGATCTGCTCAACCGCAAGCTCGTTGATAATCCCTTCACGAAAGAACTTGACCAGAAAGAATATTTCACTTACCTCCGCGGTGTGAAAAAGAGTATCGACCTTTTTCGTGAAGAAAACATCCCAATTCAATCAGAATTGGGTGTTTTACAGCAACAATTTGGTGTTATTTCAGGAAAAATGACCGTTTCTGTAAATGGCCAGGAATACACTTTACAGCAGGCTGCCAAATTCCTGGAAAATCCAGACAGAAATCTCCGGGAACAAGTGTACCATGCCATTCAGACAAGAAGGCTGGAAGACAAAGATCCACTCAATGAACTTTTCAGCACTTTGGTTCAAAAACGCGATAAATTGGCCAAAAATGCCGGTTTTTCGAACTACCGCGACTATAAATTCAAAGAATTAGGCCGTTTCGATTATACCAAGGAAGACTGTTTCCAGTTTCATGAAGCCGTGAAATTGCATGTGCTACCCCTTGTCAATGCTATCAATAAGAAGAAGAAAGAGAAACTGGGTCTTGATAGTCTTCGTCCCTGGGATACTGAAGCTGAACCTGCAGGTATCACCCCTCTCAGTCCCTTCAAATCAGGTAAAGAACTCCTGGACAAATCGGTGGCAGTTTTTGAGAAATTGAGGCCATTTTTTGCCGATTGTCTTCGAAAAATGGAAGAATTGAAGCATTTTGACCTGGAAAGCAGAAAAGGAAAAGCACCGGGCGGATACAATTGTCCACTCGCTGAAAGTGGCGCACCTTTCATCTTTATGAATGCTGCCGGCCAGATGCACGATGTTACAACAATGGTTCATGAAGGTGGGCATGCTATTCACTCTTTTCTGGCACATCCGCTCAGATTGAGCGCATTCAAGGAATATCCGATGGAAATTGCGGAAGTGGCCAGCATGAGTATGGAGCTGTTCTCGATGGACGCCTGGGATGTTTTCTTCGATAATAAGGAGGATCTGCTGAGAGCGAAAGAACATCAACTGGAAAGAGTGATCACTATTTTCCCCTGGATTGCCACTATTGATAAATTCCAGCACTGGGTATATGAGAACCCGAATCATACGCTGGAGGAAAGGGCAGAAAAATGGCTGGAAATCCTGAAGGAATTCTCTTCAGACGAAATTGATTTCTCTGGATTGGAAAATTACAGGATTTATGGATGGCAGCGCCAGTTGCATCTTTTTGAAGTACCATTGTACTATATTGAGTATGGTATTGCCCAGCTCGGAGCGATAGGTCTTTGGATGCAGTTCCGGGAAAACAAGGAGGCCGCTTTAGACAACTATATGAAAGCGCTCAGTTTAGGCGGCACCAGAACCCTTCCCGAGCTGTACCAGGCGGCTGGACTGGTATTCAATTTTTCGCCTGATCATATTCAAAAACTTATGCAATTTGTTAAGAAAGAGCTTCAAGAATTACGTTAA
- a CDS encoding YtxH domain-containing protein translates to MKTKHVVIGMMAAAAVGAVCGLLFAPDKGKETRKKIRDGANDLAGKVKKSIRKNHLTGEIEVS, encoded by the coding sequence ATGAAAACAAAACACGTTGTTATCGGAATGATGGCTGCAGCCGCTGTAGGCGCCGTATGTGGACTGTTATTTGCTCCTGACAAAGGAAAAGAAACAAGGAAGAAAATCAGGGATGGTGCCAATGATCTGGCAGGAAAAGTGAAAAAAAGTATTCGCAAAAATCACCTCACTGGTGAAATAGAAGTGAGTTAA
- a CDS encoding T9SS type A sorting domain-containing protein: MKILISHIIYILLICCFTETKAQSGFYVPQSARIFFVGDTATIFSNVLNAGKLGLGKNAVVNFKGKHWENESGAFITDESNGGDGVNGTGGLLRFNSDMESQSLFGAYNAASRLGPAFAKIELANRFGLQLTGSSTKVLSEMKFTSGLLFLGNNIFSVGNNNPGIIEGYDSARYFVTGNQPGNGLLIRENISITDGIIVFPLGTKPHAYTPGAIHSTVTTGDDYYMGVFDSVKALVTSGENLQDSSVNKTWELGKINRPDEDEVYVYLQHLVGDEGSIFAARRSSAYISHYNGSGWDSTTQQAAPATGFLTRGAPLSNAGVNNRQINGLIGRSSFYTKFTGVNRPLPVETRAFLNAYRTDWRWVKVYWTTKPEIDQDYFVVQRRLSTEAEFHNIDTVKSQAPNGNSINHLNYTIMDENTHTGISYYRLQLVNLRNEQAYSNMVAVKGKPGGYQLMIWPNPTTGRFVVGISGAAVVKNIIVWDIMGRRVREEKVGERSIIEMQLFIPGTYMISFVGASGEILETKKLLVQPY, encoded by the coding sequence ATGAAGATCCTCATCAGTCATATCATTTACATCCTCCTGATCTGTTGCTTCACTGAAACGAAGGCGCAGAGTGGGTTTTACGTGCCACAGTCTGCCCGGATCTTTTTTGTTGGCGATACTGCTACCATCTTTTCCAATGTACTCAATGCCGGTAAGCTTGGACTGGGTAAGAATGCCGTTGTCAATTTCAAAGGAAAACACTGGGAGAACGAATCCGGTGCTTTCATTACGGATGAAAGCAATGGAGGAGATGGCGTGAACGGAACAGGCGGTCTGCTGCGATTCAACAGCGATATGGAATCGCAATCCCTCTTTGGGGCTTACAATGCTGCAAGCAGGTTGGGGCCTGCGTTTGCAAAGATCGAGCTGGCCAATAGGTTTGGATTGCAATTGACTGGCAGCAGCACCAAAGTGCTGAGTGAAATGAAGTTCACCAGTGGACTCCTCTTTCTCGGAAATAATATTTTTTCAGTAGGCAATAACAATCCGGGTATCATCGAAGGATATGATTCGGCGCGATATTTTGTTACCGGCAATCAGCCTGGCAATGGTTTACTGATCCGCGAAAATATTTCAATAACCGACGGAATAATTGTTTTCCCGCTCGGTACTAAACCACATGCCTATACGCCGGGCGCCATTCATAGCACTGTTACAACAGGCGATGATTACTATATGGGTGTTTTCGATAGTGTGAAGGCCCTGGTAACTTCGGGCGAAAACCTGCAGGATTCATCGGTGAACAAAACCTGGGAGCTGGGAAAGATCAACCGGCCGGATGAGGATGAAGTGTATGTATACCTTCAGCACCTGGTGGGGGATGAAGGCAGTATTTTCGCCGCCAGGCGAAGCTCTGCCTATATTTCGCATTACAATGGATCAGGCTGGGACAGCACTACACAGCAAGCCGCACCCGCTACCGGCTTCCTCACTAGGGGAGCGCCCCTTTCGAATGCTGGAGTGAACAACCGGCAGATCAACGGCCTGATCGGGCGCTCATCTTTCTACACCAAATTTACAGGAGTAAACAGACCGCTGCCGGTAGAAACCAGGGCCTTCCTGAACGCTTATCGTACAGACTGGCGATGGGTAAAGGTCTACTGGACCACCAAACCTGAAATAGACCAGGACTATTTTGTAGTGCAGCGCAGACTGAGCACTGAAGCTGAGTTCCATAATATCGACACAGTCAAGTCCCAAGCTCCTAACGGTAATAGTATCAATCATCTTAACTATACCATCATGGATGAAAATACGCATACTGGTATCAGTTATTACCGATTACAGCTGGTGAATCTTCGTAACGAGCAGGCTTATTCGAATATGGTGGCGGTGAAGGGAAAGCCCGGAGGTTATCAACTCATGATCTGGCCAAACCCAACCACAGGCCGCTTTGTAGTTGGCATCAGTGGTGCAGCAGTTGTGAAGAATATTATAGTATGGGATATCATGGGAAGGAGAGTGAGAGAAGAGAAAGTAGGGGAAAGAAGCATTATCGAAATGCAATTGTTCATCCCGGGTACCTACATGATCTCCTTTGTTGGTGCAAGTGGAGAGATTCTGGAAACTAAGAAACTGCTGGTGCAGCCTTATTGA